A DNA window from Hallerella porci contains the following coding sequences:
- a CDS encoding DUF3332 family protein has product MKKGLIALGLAAAFTFTACYGSYGLTTKLYKWNGTLGNKWLNSCVHFLMWIIPVYPICAGLIDGLVLNTVEFWSGSNPVASGDTYYEKDAQGNQVAAVKNADGSLSMEITDAQGNKANLKLERDADVIRALDANGEVVAQYDVK; this is encoded by the coding sequence ATGAAAAAAGGTCTCATTGCTCTCGGTCTTGCCGCAGCATTCACTTTTACTGCTTGCTATGGTAGCTATGGTCTCACAACGAAGCTCTACAAATGGAACGGAACACTTGGCAACAAGTGGCTCAATTCTTGCGTTCACTTCCTCATGTGGATTATCCCGGTTTACCCGATTTGCGCAGGCCTTATCGATGGCTTAGTGCTCAACACGGTGGAATTCTGGTCGGGTTCGAATCCGGTCGCTTCGGGCGATACCTATTATGAAAAGGACGCTCAGGGTAACCAAGTTGCAGCAGTGAAGAACGCTGACGGTTCTCTCTCGATGGAAATCACCGACGCTCAAGGCAACAAGGCTAACCTCAAGCTCGAACGCGATGCAGACGTGATCCGCGCTCTCGATGCAAACGGCGAAGTCGTTGCTCAATACGATGTGAAGTAA
- the hrpA gene encoding ATP-dependent RNA helicase HrpA, with protein MENLPQKIEYPDLPVVKKREEFLELLKSHQVVIVKADTGSGKSTQVPKFLLESGLAEKGRLGVTEPRRLAAMSIADRLREELKNENLVSTRIRFLEEGSKDAPIKVMTDGILLQEFRRDRLFKMYSAIMIDEAHERSLNIDILLGIFKSVLRERPEFRLVIASATLDAKLFEKFYENSAVLEAEGRTYPVQVIYANPQENDSKSKGDSALVEEAADAIVALEETVGKDNLLCFLPTERDIQDLNAELLQKLDEKNFEVLPLFGRMSPQEQKRVFRNSGKTRIVLATNIAETSLTIPGIAYVVDTGMARVSRYNPQTRIQGLPVEKISQASARQRTGRAGRVKPGVCVRLYTEEDFNEREEFTEPEIRRSNLSNVVLQLRSLGLSVEEFPFIQPPPRSAFRGAYKSLFELGALSSVERGARVTPFGAEMAHLPMDVALSAVLLRARNSGVLQPAIIVCSALSIQDPRIFPSDDAGKEKARRLHKAKGGHKSDFLTFLAEWNGFCREWNGTTWNTLRKYCEKNYLHFLRCREWIDLYEQFSKILKVKFDSYVCPFDSFHRDNLHIALLAGFLGGVAHRDRDNGCYRLVGGRDAYLFPGSDLAGKFPDFVLSAEVRETSRVFLTKAAEILPEWIIKVAKDFCTYRWYEPKWNAVRGFVEAVEEVSFRGMVLSRSHRVDYGRVNPEEAARIFFLEAVVEGDMPTPFPFMQHNERVLESLRASEVRLRRWGICPSDDLQVDYLVDRAPGVFSLKTLKDFIEKNSDKSLRYDPEDWFHASETGMEHFESFKNNPVIAAAYRKKIAKALEEKKNAQHGGVIEFERILDRQIRSELVFDSSKKWDGLTLEIPADFLPQLSPAVFAHEILRWRSWMLESFIRELPRAERKKFEQKKDDLDDRFVDFLEKNPAKSPMLSLYEAFQSFGEIDGALPVLNPQNEHHLRLHLQISSPEFSEKYPLELSPEWGECGFFDAIRPLVQKAAITVPVMNLAFGWSPSGARAMHSLEAEFWQKFYRRIRLVGLEDSPLKSLFESRFAFLNRKDESGFALRSLLAMTENEKEKFTANFLDEALPRFSGIEFARSHKLCSFAEMSSKETNAEIASREGLFRLVFDSAYLGVTAFVRAWEIFRDAFVRFRRGNHVAENLLRLAAKLSNEENLFARIRFIADSVLPEESKQFADWHEELSIPSTKNFREKFSPYFAGRFLKENELKNAREMLSLAEKKRSDAEIFDSAISLQILLDNFELLRYKRSMLAQAPEEKVEISDILKLRERFKNH; from the coding sequence ATGGAAAATTTACCGCAAAAAATTGAATATCCCGATCTTCCGGTTGTCAAAAAACGCGAAGAATTTTTAGAACTTTTAAAATCGCATCAAGTGGTAATTGTCAAAGCGGATACAGGCTCGGGCAAATCCACGCAAGTGCCGAAATTTCTTTTAGAAAGCGGCCTCGCCGAAAAAGGACGCTTAGGCGTTACCGAACCAAGAAGACTTGCGGCGATGTCAATTGCCGACCGTTTGCGCGAAGAATTGAAAAACGAAAATCTCGTTTCAACGCGAATTCGATTTTTAGAAGAAGGTTCAAAAGATGCGCCGATTAAAGTGATGACCGACGGCATTTTGCTGCAAGAATTTCGCCGCGATCGTCTTTTTAAAATGTATTCGGCGATTATGATTGACGAAGCGCACGAACGTTCGTTAAACATCGATATTTTGCTCGGCATTTTTAAAAGCGTTCTCCGCGAACGCCCCGAATTTCGTCTTGTCATTGCGAGCGCTACTTTAGACGCAAAACTTTTTGAAAAATTTTACGAAAATTCTGCAGTCCTCGAAGCCGAAGGACGCACTTATCCGGTGCAAGTCATTTACGCAAATCCGCAAGAAAATGATTCGAAAAGCAAAGGCGATTCGGCCTTAGTCGAAGAAGCTGCCGATGCCATCGTCGCTTTAGAAGAAACCGTCGGCAAAGATAATCTGCTTTGCTTTTTACCGACGGAACGCGACATTCAAGATTTGAATGCGGAGCTTTTGCAAAAATTAGACGAAAAAAATTTTGAAGTGCTTCCGCTTTTTGGACGAATGAGCCCGCAGGAACAAAAACGCGTTTTCAGAAATTCGGGAAAAACACGAATTGTTTTAGCGACGAATATTGCAGAAACTTCTCTCACAATTCCGGGCATCGCTTACGTCGTCGATACCGGAATGGCGCGCGTTTCAAGATATAATCCGCAGACGAGAATTCAAGGACTTCCGGTTGAAAAAATTTCGCAAGCGAGCGCGCGGCAACGAACGGGGCGCGCGGGGCGTGTAAAACCCGGCGTTTGTGTGCGGCTTTATACCGAAGAAGATTTTAATGAACGCGAAGAATTTACAGAGCCCGAAATTCGGCGTTCAAATCTTTCGAATGTCGTTTTGCAACTGCGAAGTCTTGGACTTTCTGTCGAAGAATTTCCGTTTATTCAGCCGCCGCCGCGTTCTGCATTTCGCGGGGCGTATAAATCGCTCTTCGAATTAGGCGCACTTTCTAGCGTTGAACGCGGAGCGCGTGTGACGCCGTTTGGCGCCGAAATGGCGCACTTGCCGATGGATGTCGCACTTTCTGCGGTGCTGTTACGCGCCCGCAATTCCGGCGTTTTGCAGCCCGCAATTATCGTGTGCTCTGCACTTTCCATTCAAGATCCGCGGATTTTTCCATCGGACGATGCGGGGAAGGAAAAAGCTCGGCGATTGCACAAAGCGAAGGGCGGACACAAAAGCGACTTTCTCACTTTCCTTGCGGAATGGAATGGATTCTGCCGAGAATGGAATGGGACGACGTGGAATACGCTGCGCAAATATTGCGAAAAAAATTATTTGCATTTTTTGCGATGCCGCGAATGGATTGATTTATACGAACAATTTTCGAAAATTTTAAAAGTCAAATTTGATTCGTATGTGTGCCCGTTCGATTCTTTTCATCGGGATAATTTGCACATTGCATTACTCGCAGGATTTTTAGGCGGCGTCGCTCACCGTGACCGCGATAACGGCTGTTATCGTCTTGTCGGCGGACGCGATGCGTATCTTTTCCCCGGAAGCGATCTCGCTGGAAAATTTCCCGATTTCGTTTTATCCGCAGAAGTGCGCGAAACGAGTCGCGTTTTTTTAACGAAAGCAGCGGAAATTTTACCGGAATGGATTATCAAAGTCGCCAAAGATTTTTGCACATACCGTTGGTACGAACCGAAATGGAATGCTGTCCGCGGATTTGTCGAAGCAGTCGAAGAAGTTTCGTTCCGAGGCATGGTGCTTTCGCGTTCGCATCGAGTCGATTACGGTCGCGTGAATCCCGAAGAAGCGGCGCGAATATTTTTCTTAGAAGCTGTTGTCGAAGGCGATATGCCGACGCCATTTCCGTTTATGCAGCACAATGAACGCGTTTTAGAATCGCTGCGAGCGAGCGAAGTGCGTTTACGCCGCTGGGGAATTTGCCCGTCCGATGATTTGCAAGTCGATTATTTAGTCGACCGTGCGCCCGGTGTTTTTTCATTAAAAACTTTAAAAGATTTCATCGAAAAAAATTCGGATAAATCTCTGCGCTACGATCCCGAAGATTGGTTCCATGCATCGGAAACGGGAATGGAACATTTTGAATCTTTCAAAAATAATCCGGTCATCGCTGCAGCTTACCGCAAAAAAATTGCCAAAGCATTGGAAGAAAAAAAGAATGCGCAACACGGCGGCGTCATTGAATTTGAACGCATTCTCGATAGACAAATCCGAAGTGAATTGGTTTTTGATTCGAGTAAAAAATGGGACGGTTTAACTTTAGAAATTCCCGCAGATTTTTTACCGCAACTTTCGCCGGCTGTTTTTGCACACGAAATTTTGCGTTGGCGTTCGTGGATGCTCGAATCGTTTATCCGCGAACTTCCGCGGGCTGAGCGCAAAAAATTTGAACAGAAAAAAGATGATTTAGATGATCGCTTTGTCGATTTTCTCGAAAAAAATCCCGCAAAATCGCCGATGCTTTCTCTTTACGAAGCCTTCCAAAGTTTTGGAGAAATCGATGGTGCTTTGCCGGTTTTAAATCCGCAAAATGAACATCATCTGCGTTTGCATTTGCAAATTTCTTCGCCGGAATTTTCCGAAAAATATCCGTTAGAACTTTCGCCAGAATGGGGCGAATGCGGTTTCTTTGATGCGATTCGTCCGTTGGTGCAAAAGGCTGCAATTACTGTGCCCGTGATGAATCTCGCCTTTGGTTGGAGCCCGAGCGGCGCCCGCGCCATGCATTCTCTCGAAGCGGAATTTTGGCAAAAATTTTATCGCCGCATTCGTTTAGTCGGCTTAGAAGATTCGCCGTTAAAATCTCTTTTTGAATCGCGATTTGCATTTCTCAACCGCAAAGATGAATCGGGTTTTGCGCTTCGCTCTTTGCTTGCGATGACGGAAAATGAAAAAGAAAAATTCACGGCAAATTTTTTAGACGAAGCGCTTCCGCGTTTTTCGGGAATTGAATTTGCGCGTTCGCATAAATTGTGTTCTTTTGCCGAAATGTCTTCGAAAGAAACGAATGCAGAAATCGCATCGCGCGAAGGACTTTTCCGTTTGGTTTTTGATTCGGCGTATTTAGGCGTCACCGCATTTGTGCGGGCTTGGGAAATTTTCCGAGATGCATTTGTGCGATTCCGCCGAGGCAATCACGTGGCAGAAAATTTGCTTCGGCTTGCAGCAAAACTTTCGAATGAAGAAAATCTTTTTGCGCGCATTCGTTTCATCGCTGACTCAGTTCTTCCCGAAGAATCGAAGCAATTTGCCGATTGGCACGAAGAACTTTCTATTCCGTCCACGAAAAATTTCCGCGAAAAATTTTCGCCGTATTTTGCCGGTCGATTCTTAAAAGAAAACGAGCTGAAAAATGCCCGCGAAATGCTTTCACTCGCCGAGAAGAAACGCAGCGATGCCGAAATCTTTGATTCCGCGATTTCTTTGCAAATTCTTTTGGATAACTTTGAGCTTTTGCGTTACAAACGTTCTATGCTTGCGCAAGCTCCCGAAGAAAAAGTGGAAATTTCTGATATTCTGAAGTTGCGCGAGCGGTTTAAGAATCATTGA
- a CDS encoding extracellular solute-binding protein, whose protein sequence is MFLRLMTRTLAAVSLAAGMLSAAAPLEVWIMPNGANPQGMLEQRLSLFEKETGLKTKVVVLDWGEAWSAITRALEGKTEAPAVLQLGTTWVSYFASRGELAKLDPYLNEIKPDRFVNVSWNTTGTDGDSSVYSIPWFIDARALLANKTILEQVGITANDVSTYEGFAKALRKINDAKIQRKDGFQVKSYAFPGKSDWNIPHNFAPWVWSAGGSFVRKDEKGVWHSNLMDPQTITGIASYLNFVLDSLVDKTSLRDNTAQVVQHFNSGEVAFILNTTELVMQTRHEAAEGGLAASQINTDGIELMQVPAGNAGSVCFIGGSNLSIPKSKANDPNAAKLLKFLIRNDNLDAYTKQIGFLPPVKEVLQNWAQDSSYKILIKLLENGQNYPNIPEWTLIEGSLVSLFSDIWSMLDIGGLYSDEAVYSTLLTYNQKINDILHAPTESTPPMRLEEFLKIWKKATTISGISSAAGESSSAGVDEESASSAKIGLSIFIFLLAVFSGFIVTYMRKRKQ, encoded by the coding sequence ATGTTCCTTCGTTTAATGACTCGCACTCTCGCAGCTGTTTCTCTCGCTGCAGGGATGCTTTCGGCTGCTGCCCCGCTCGAAGTTTGGATTATGCCAAACGGCGCAAATCCGCAGGGTATGCTCGAACAGAGACTTTCTCTTTTCGAAAAAGAAACCGGACTCAAAACCAAAGTCGTCGTCTTGGATTGGGGCGAAGCGTGGAGTGCGATTACTCGCGCCCTCGAAGGAAAAACCGAAGCGCCTGCAGTTCTTCAATTAGGTACAACTTGGGTTTCTTATTTTGCTTCGCGCGGTGAACTGGCGAAACTCGATCCATATTTGAATGAAATTAAACCCGACCGTTTCGTTAACGTCAGTTGGAATACAACGGGAACCGACGGCGATTCTTCGGTTTATTCTATTCCTTGGTTTATCGATGCTCGCGCTCTTCTTGCGAACAAAACTATTTTGGAACAAGTGGGAATTACCGCAAACGATGTTTCTACTTACGAAGGATTTGCAAAAGCATTGCGTAAAATCAATGACGCAAAAATTCAGCGGAAAGATGGTTTTCAAGTCAAATCTTACGCATTCCCCGGAAAGAGCGACTGGAATATTCCGCATAATTTTGCACCGTGGGTTTGGTCTGCCGGCGGATCTTTTGTCCGCAAAGATGAAAAAGGCGTATGGCATTCGAATTTGATGGATCCGCAGACGATTACGGGCATCGCATCGTATTTGAATTTCGTCTTGGATTCTCTCGTCGATAAGACGAGCCTCCGCGATAATACTGCGCAAGTGGTGCAGCATTTTAACAGCGGGGAAGTCGCTTTCATTTTGAACACGACCGAACTTGTCATGCAAACGCGTCACGAAGCTGCCGAAGGCGGCCTTGCGGCTTCTCAAATCAATACCGATGGCATTGAACTCATGCAAGTTCCCGCGGGCAATGCGGGGAGCGTCTGCTTTATCGGTGGAAGCAACCTTTCGATTCCAAAATCCAAAGCGAATGACCCGAATGCGGCAAAGCTTCTCAAATTCTTAATCCGCAACGATAATTTGGACGCTTATACAAAGCAAATCGGATTTCTCCCGCCGGTGAAAGAAGTTCTCCAAAATTGGGCGCAGGATTCGTCGTATAAAATTCTCATCAAGCTTTTGGAAAATGGACAGAACTATCCGAACATTCCCGAATGGACGCTTATCGAAGGTTCTCTCGTGAGCCTCTTCAGCGACATTTGGAGTATGCTCGATATTGGCGGTCTCTATTCCGATGAAGCGGTCTACAGCACTCTTTTGACTTACAACCAAAAAATTAACGACATTCTTCACGCACCGACCGAAAGTACACCGCCGATGCGCTTGGAAGAGTTCTTAAAAATTTGGAAAAAGGCGACGACGATTTCGGGCATTTCTTCGGCAGCAGGCGAAAGTTCTAGCGCTGGCGTCGATGAAGAATCCGCATCTTCTGCGAAAATCGGACTTTCGATTTTCATTTTCCTCTTGGCCGTATTCTCGGGCTTTATCGTCACCTATATGCGGAAGAGAAAACAGTAA